A portion of the Oreochromis niloticus isolate F11D_XX linkage group LG10, O_niloticus_UMD_NMBU, whole genome shotgun sequence genome contains these proteins:
- the LOC109203786 gene encoding uncharacterized protein LOC109203786 codes for MKQLYKVPFERNSDRVKEIRHQYVQRVLELEARETLHTFIYVDEAGFNLAKGRRRGRNRIGQRATTEVPGQRGGNITMCAAISDNGVLTHIPLLGPYNTQHLLTFLDTLYRDLVPENERGGGQLSKYVVVWDNVRFHHSHQVREWFAAHDRILVEYLPPYSPFLNPIEEFFSAWRWKVYDRHPHEQMALLAAMDAACDDITAGSCRGWIRHSRRYFPRCIARDNICCDVDENMWPDRQERLDVPE; via the exons ATGAAGCAATTGTATAAAGTGCCATTTGAACGAAACAGTGACAGGGTGAAGGAGATCCGTCACCAGTATGTGCAG CGTGTACTGGAGCTGGAAGCCAGGGAAACACTGCACACATTCATATATGTTGATGAGGCAGGTTTCAATCTGGCCAAAGGCAGAAGGCGTGGAAGGAATCGCATTGGACAGAGGGCAACCACTGAAGTCCCTGGTCAGCGCGGAGGGAATATTACCATGTGTGCAGCCATCTCAGACAACGGCGTCCTCACCCATATCCCCCTTCTTGGTCCATACAATACCCAACATCTCCTGACATTTTTAGACACTCTTTACAGGGACCTAGTCCCTGAGAATGAGAGAGGTGGAGGCCAACTCAGCAAGTATGTTGTTGTCTGGGATAATGTCCGTTTTCACCACTCCCATCAGGTCAGAGAGTGGTTTGCAGCACATGACAGAATTCTGGTTGAATATCTCCCTCCATATTCCCCATTCCTTAATCCAATAGAGGAGTTTTTCTCTGCCTGGAGGTGGAAAGTTTATGACCGGCATCCACATGAGCAAATGGCCCTGCTAGCAGCCATGGATGCAGCATGTGACGACATCACAGCAGggtcctgcagaggatggattCGCCACTCCAGGAGATACTTTCCTCGCTGCATTGCGAGGGATAACATCTGTTGTGATGTAGATGAAAATATGTGGCCAGACAGACAGGAACGTCTGGATGTGCCAGAATGA